The following are encoded together in the Sphaerodactylus townsendi isolate TG3544 linkage group LG14, MPM_Stown_v2.3, whole genome shotgun sequence genome:
- the LOC125443375 gene encoding protocadherin gamma-C3-like isoform X8 — translation MSGGAARRLLLAAAAAAWLALGLARASLRYAVPEELPPGSPVGDLLADLGLPVPAPPGRNLRLVEAGGRGLFAAELGSGRLAVRERLDREALCGALWPCVLSLQLVAESPLELFGVAVEVRDVNDHAPAFPARQARLEVSEAVAPGARFPLESAHDPDVGANAVQTYLLSNAEPHFALQVQARGDGTKYAELVLRQALDRERQPQLRLTLTALDGGSPPRSADLQVLVDVLDANDNAPVFNRSVYSARLPEDTPVGSLVAQPRAVDLDEGPNGEILYSFSSHTPARVRQLFGLDPATGELRLKGSLDFEEAKAYEIYIQAKDKGANPAVAHCKVQVEILDANDNTPEITVTSVYSPVPEDAAPGTVIALLSVTDQDSGDNGLVHCFIPSGIPFALSSSLKNYYTLQTKEPLDRELVSEYNITITARDGGSPPLVEEKQVLVKVADINDNPPQFPQPSYDLYVEENNPPGSLILNVSASDPDLNRNAHLSYSILDSNKASSDLAGRYFSINRDNGTIYVLVPLDHEDIMEFRMVVQVRDGGTPPLATNLTVSVFVTDQNDNPPQVLYPRANGSSLLPETVSPTVSPGYMVTKIVAWDADAGYNAWLSYVLLQATDPGLFAVGLHSGEVSTVRSLQAEDSRQQTLVILIKDNGEPALSATVTLSVTVAEASRETFTDLAMMPLAPQTKKHLTFYLILAVILISVAFFLTVLGVGLYKFYKWRRSKDIFKASRSTLYRTPGPFNHIDTVRSGFAPPHFYQQVLTTDSRQSELLYKMPFTPSPLGSCQNTLARCDPAIANQITGTNSRHLVPSEQAQPVNTDWRFSQAQRPGTSGSQNGDENGTWGRNSQVEIRNAFKP, via the coding sequence ATGAGCGGCGGGGCGgcgcggcggctgctgctggcggcggcggcggcggcgtggcTGGCGCTGGGGCTGGCGAGGGCCTCGCTGCGCTACGCCGTGCCGGAGGAGCTGCCGCCGGGCTCGCCGGTGGGCGACCTGCTGGCTGACCTGGGCCTGCCCGTGCCGGCGCCGCCGGGCCGCAACCTGCGCCTGGTGGAGGCCGGCGGGCGCGGGCTGTTCGCGGCGGAGCTGGGCAGCGGGCGGCTGGCGGTGCGCGAGCGGCTGGACCGGGAGGCGCTGTGCGGGGCGCTGTGGCCGTGCGTGCTGAGCCTGCAGCTGGTGGCCGAGAGCCCGCTGGAGCTGTTCGGCGTGGCCGTGGAGGTGCGCGACGTGAACGACCACGCGCCGGCCTTCCCCGCCCGCCAGGCGCGCCTGGAGGTCAGCGAGGCGGTGGCGCCGGGCGCGCGCTTCCCGCTGGAGAGCGCGCACGACCCCGACGTCGGGGCCAACGCGGTGCAGACCTACCTGCTCAGCAATGCCGAGCCCCACTTCGCCCTGCAGGTGCAGGCCCGCGGCGACGGCACCAAGTACGCCGAGCTGGTGCTGCGCCAGGCGCTGGACCGCGAGCGGCAGCCCCAGCTGCGCCTGACCCTCACCGCCCTCGACGGCGGCAGCCCCCCGCGCTCCGCCGACCTGCAGGTGCTGGTCGACGTGCTGGACGCCAACGACAACGCGCCCGTCTTCAACCGCTCCGTCTACAGCGCCCGCCTGCCCGAGGACACCCCCGTGGGCTCCCTGGTGGCCCAGCCCCGCGCCGTCGACCTGGACGAGGGCCCCAACGGCGAGATCCTGTACTCCTTCAGCAGCCACACCCCGGCTCGGGTCCGCCAGCTCTTCGGCCTGGACCCGGCCACCGGGGAGCTGCGGCTCAAGGGCTCCCTGGATTTCGAGGAGGCCAAGGCCTACGAGATTTACATCCAGGCCAAAGACAAGGGGGCCAATCCCGCCGTGGCGCACTGCAAAGTGCAGGTGGAGATCCTGGATGCGAACGACAACACCCCAGAAATCACGGTCACTTCGGTGTACAGTCCGGTACCCGAGGATGCGGCGCCGGGGACCGTCATCGCCTTGCTGAGCGTCACCGACCAGGACTCCGGTGACAACGGACTGGTCCACTGCTTTATACCGTCCGGCATCCCCTTTGCCCTTAGCTCCTCGCTTAAAAACTACTACACCTTGCAAACCAAAGAACCCTTGGATAGGGAGCTTGTCTCGGAGTACAACATCACCATCACGGCCCGGGATGGGGGTTCGCCTCCTCTCGTGGAGGAAAAGCAGGTGCTGGTGAAAGTGGCCGATATCAACGACAACCCGCCCCAATTCCCGCAGCCCTCCTACGACCTGTATGTGGAAGAGAACAACCCACCCGGGAGCCTGATTCTTAATGTCAGTGCTTCTGACCCAGACCTGAACAGGAACGCCCACCTTTCCTACTCCATCCTGGACAGCAATAAGGCCTCGAGCGATCTGGCAGGCAGGTACTTCTCCATCAATCGGGACAACGGTACTATTTATGTCTTAGTGCCTCTGGACCATGAGGATATAATGGAGTTCAGGATGGTGGTCCAAGTCCGTGACGGGGGCACCCCGCCCCTCGCCACTAACCTCACGGTCAGCGTATTTGTCACGGATCAAAACGACAATCCGCCCCAAGTCTTATACCCGCGTGCAAATGGCAGTTCTTTGCTTCCAGAGACCGTCTCACCCACGGTCAGCCCCGGCTACATGGTCACCAAGATTGTGGCGTGGGATGCGGACGCCGGTTACAACGCCTGGCTTTCCTATGTGCTCCTTCAAGCCACGGACCCGGGCCTCTTCGCAGTGGGCCTGCACTCCGGGGAGGTCAGCACAGTTCGCTCGTTGCAGGCGGAAGACTCCCGCCAGCAAACGTTGGTCATCTTAATAAAAGACAACGGGGAACCGGCCTTATCCGCCACCGTGACCCTCAGTGTAACGGTAGCAGAGGCGTCTAGGGAGACCTTTACAGACCTGGCGATGATGCCCCTCGCGCCCCAAACGAAGAAGCACTTGACTTTCTATTTAATCCTTGCTGTGATCTTGATCTCGGTGGCCTTCTTTCTCACAGTGCTCGGGGTGGGCCTTTACAAATTCTACAAGTGGAGGCGATCCAAGGATATATTCAAGGCCTCCAGAAGCACCCTTTACAGGACCCCGGGACCTTTCAACCACATAGACACCGTGCGGAGTGGGTTTGCTCCTCCGCACTTCTACCAGCAGGTCCTCACTACTGACTCCCGTCAGAGCGAACTTCTGTACAAAATGCCCTTTACCCCCAGTCCCTTGGGTAGCTGCCAGAACACTCTCGCCAGATGCGATCCTGCAATAGCGAACCAGATAACGGGCACAAACAGTAGGCATCTGGTGCCCTCCGAG